In Lujinxingia sediminis, the sequence GAGCAAGGCCTCGGAGTCGAAGTGTTTTCTGGCCGATTGTTAACAGGACGTGTGCGGGGGCGAGCCCGATGAATGTGTTTCAAGCGGGGCTCTTTGAAGGGAAGGTCGTGCTGATCACCGGCGGGGGGACCGGCATCGGTCGAGCGTTGGCGCTGGCGTTTGGTGAGTTAGGGGCCATGGTGGTGATAGCGGCCCGGCGTGAGGGCCCGCTGTCCGGGGTGGTGAAGACGATTGAGGACCGGGGAGGGCGTGCGTGCATGTATACCCTCGATGTTCGAGACGAGGCCCGGGTCGAAGAGGTCGTTCGCGGGATCTGGCAGGACGTCGGGGGTGTGGACGTACTTGTGAATAATGCCGGGGGGAACTTTATGAGCCCTGCTGTGGCGATGAGTGCGCACGGATTTAGAACCGTGTTGGACATCAACCTGGTCGGGACATTTTTGATGAGCCAGGCGGTGGGAAGGCGTTGGCTGGATGAAGGGCGGGAGGGAAGCATCGTCAATATCAGTGCTACCAACGCTGAGTACGGCTCACCGCTGATGGCGCACTCCGGGGCGAGCAAGGCGGGGATCAACAATCTGACGCAGACGCTGGCCGTGGAGTGGGGTGGGACGGGTGTTCGTGTCAACGCGGTGTTGCCCGGTCCTGTGCGTACGGAAGGAAGTGACGAGCGTCTGTGGACGGATGCGGCGCTGGTGGAGCGGGTGGAAGAGGGGATTCCGCTGGGGCGTTTCACGACGCCCCGCGACGTGGTGGGCGTGGTGGTGTTTCTGGCCTCGGAAGCCGGGGCTTTTCTGACCGGATCGTTGATTGCGCTTGATGGTGGTGAGCGTCTACGGAGTTTGATCTTTTGAGCGAGGGCGAGAGGGTGTGGACGCGTTTGTATCCTGCGATGGTGTCGGTGTTGGGTGGGGTGGGGCTGGGGCTAGCAGTGACGTATCTGGTGGGAGCGTGGCTCTCAGCGCAGCCTGGGTGGGAGCTGTGGGCGGAGTTTTTCCGCCCCAAAGCGATGGGCCTAATGCTGGTGCCTTATGTGTTTTTGTTGGCCCATCTGTTGTTGCGTGTGCACGTGGGCCATTTTCTGCTGGGTCGTGGGGAGGTGGAAGCCGCGGAGCGCTATGCGAGTCGTCGCGGGAGGCCCTCGATGTTGCGGAGTCGCAGGGAGGCGGCGAATCAGCGGGCGGTGTGGGCGCGAGCGCTGGTGAGGCAGGGGCGCTACTCGCAGGCGCGTGAGGTGCTCCTGGGTGGGATTCGGTTTGCGCCGAGTTACTATGAGGCGGAGCTGCGCCGGTGGTTGATCGAGGTGGCGTTGCGTCAGGGAGATCACGAAGCAGTGCTGGAGCAGTTCGGTCAGCTTGGCGAGGACCTGGGTAAGGGGCACCGTCAGGCTGCGCTTCGGGCGTGTCGTGCGGAATTGGCGCTGCGTCAGGGGGATATGAAGGGATATGAAGAGGAGATGACGCGCTCGTTATGGGCAGATCCGGGGCATCCTCGGGCCGGACTTACACGAACGCTGGCGATGGTGGAGTTTGCGGGGAAGGCAGCGGAGCGCAGTGATGCGCTGGCGATGCTTGTGCTTGTCGAGGGGCGAGTTGGCGACGAGATTCCAGCGCGTAGGAGCGAGTTGGCGGCGCTGCGAGCGTGGCTTCTGGCGGCGGAGGGGCGTGAGGAGGAGGCTCGCCAGGCGCTTGAGGAGTCGTTGTCGGGTCCGCAGGACAGCTGGTCGAAGCAGGTGATTGAGAGCGTGCGCGCGGAGATTGCGACGCTGGAGCCGGCCTGAGACGAGCGCCGCGGACGGGCATCCGTAGCGGTCGAGGTCGGAGATGCGGGTAGGCAGGGATTGTCGTGTGGGGTTGGCCTACAAGGTATGCGATGGACGCGGCGAGCTGATCGAGGAAGTGACACGGTTTCAGCCGCGCTATTACATTCACGGATACGAGCAGATTTTGCCGGCATTGGAGCGTTCGTTGAGCGGGCTTGTCTGTGGGGAGCGCTTCTGCGTGACGTTGAGCCCGGCGCAGGCATTTGGGCCCTATGATGAGCGTCTCTGTCAGCGGGTGGCGCGCTGGCGATTTCCGGCGGACGTGACGCTTGTGGAGGGGGCTCGCCTGGAGTTGGGCATTGATGATCACGGCCTGGGGATCGCTGCGGGCGCGGTGATGTTTTGCATCAAGAAGGTGGAGGCCGAGGAGGTCGTCGTTGATGGAAATCATCCCCTTGCCGGCAAGGATCTCACGTTTGACGGGGAGGTCGTGGAGGTGCGGCGGGCGACGTTCAGCGAGCTAGAGGCGATGGGTCCGCCACCGGGCCAGCGTTTTCATCTCTGAAGCGATACCTGCCAGCGTAGCGAGGTGGGAGGTGTGAGTTCGGAAGAGGTCGGCTGACGCGTCGCACCGGGGGTGAGGAGTAGGCTTGTAGCGTCACTGAGCGTTCCGTCGGGTTGCCAGAGGGCCAACCGATCTTCGAGACGTTGTGAGACGGCGCGTGTGGCCAGGGAGTTTATGGCCAGGGTAGGGCGGTCTTCGCGGAACTCGAAGGTGACGAGTGCGCGGGCGAGGTCTTCATGAAGAGTCCAGTGTCCCTGGCGCTCGGGGACGAGCAGGGTGTTTTCGAAACTATCGACCAGGGGGTTCCGCGAGGCGATCAGGGGGAGGTAGGTCAGGGTGAGACGGCCGGGGCGTAGGCCTCCGGTGGTTCCCTGCTCGGGGAGGAGGTGGTCAAGGATTGTCTCCCGCGTCGGAGCGATGGCCTTGAGCTGCGGGGTTTGTGGCAACCATGAGCCCAGGTGGTACGTCGGGGCGTCGGTGGTCGGGGCGCTGGTGACGAAGGAGCGCTCTGCGAGCGTGGCGCATTCCAGCGGGGCATCGGTGTGTAGGTTGGGACCCGAAGGAGCGAGTTCGGGGGTTTCGGTCGCCAGGATGAGCTCGTAGGGCGTCTGCTCCAGGTCTTCTCGGAGCGCGGTGATGGCTGGAGAGGTCCACCAGGCCATGGGGATCACGAAGCTGGCGCCGATGTTCTGTTGAAGAAGGCCACCGTTGCCGTAGCGAGGATCGTCGGTGTTGGAGTGGCCGAAGATCAGCGCACGGATGCGCCGGGCCAATTCGTGTGCGTCGCGGGAACGACCTTCTTCCCAGGGGTCGCCGCCCCGGTTGGTGGGCTCGGCAAAGATGGGGATGAGCTGGGAGCTTGCGTCCGCGGGGCCAGCAGCTGCCAGGGGCAGAGGGGCATCGCCGTAGTGCAGTATGAGGCGAATGCGGGAGGGGGCACTGAGAAGGCTCTCGCAGTCACGAGGTAGGGCGTTGAGGCGCAGTCGCACGGGTGAAGTGGATGTGTCGAGACTGGCGACCGCGGGGCCGTCGAATGCGAGGCTCAACGGGCCGGTCGGGCTCTGCAGGGTAAGCGCGACGAGGGGCACGTCGTCCATCTCTTCAGCGGCGTTGATGCTGGCGAGAAGGTCTGCCGGGTAGGCTCGGATGGGCAGGTCGGGGAGCTCAATGGACCAGTCGCCACGGCTGAGATCGGCTTGAAGGTCGAGGATGGCGTAAGGGCTGCTTTCGGTGAACCACCAGGTGGCGTGGTCTCCGTTGTCGGCCCGGGCAGCCAGCGCGGTCCAGCCCTCGACATCCAGGTGGTGGACGTCCCAGTGATGCGGGGTCGGGGCCGGGGTGGGGGCGAGGGTCTGGCCGTCGGGGAGGCGCAGTAGGGCGGTGGTGCCGACCTCCCAGTGTAAGGTCGGCGCGTCGTCGGTCAGCGGCCAGCGTGGGGCTGCTGCAAGGGGAGGTGTGGGAGATTCGATCGCCGTGTCGAGAGGAGGATCGACCTTTTGAGGCCAGAGCAGAAGAGCGGCAAGGGCCAAAAGGAGGATGGCGGCCGCGGGAATCGCGATGCGGGGTTCTGGCGAGAAGTTGGCCATGGGCGGGCCTGCGAGGTCCGTCGATGTGAACGAGCGTGGTGGGTTCGTGCAGGTCCTGAGCAGAGGAGCTGCGCGAGGGCCGCCGGGGTTGAGGCGGGATCTCTCTGGTTGTATGCGCAGCGGGGTAAATGCGCCAGAAATTGGGGAGCGGAGTCTACTCTTGGGCGGGAGAGGTGCGGGTTGAAGGTTAGAAGAGCGTCCAGATCTCGCGCAGGGCGTCGCGTTCGTACACCCCCGATCGTGTGTGAAGTCGCAGGAGGGGGGCATCGGGGATGAGGCGTCGGATTTCAGTGGCGAGCACGCGAAGTCGGTCGTGGGTGGGACCGTCGAGCAGGGCAAGGCGCTCAAGCCAGGGTCGGGCGGGGAAGGAGGAGGAAGGGAGGTTTGTCGAGAGCGCCAGAGTGTCGCGATGGGTGATGCGGGCCTCTCGGAGCTCGATGGTGCGCAGCATGTCGGGGTGGGCCGACGGGGTCCAGAACAGGCGGGCGTCGGTGAGTTGGCTGAGGATACGGGCGCGGCGAATCTGCCAGCTCAAGTGTCGCGCGCAGGATTGCAGGCGGCGGTAGATAGCGTCTTCGTCAAGGAGGGCGATGAGCTCGGTGTCGACCCGTGTTGGGTCTGGGAAAGCGTCGTGACGCTCGCCGTCGTCGGGCTCGGGCTCGGGCTCGGGAGGAGGCCAGAGCGCGAGGCCTGCTTGGAGCCAGGCGCTGAGCGGTCCGAAGGCGTGTGTTGTGAGCCTGTGATCGCGTGCGAATCGCGTGCGGGCGAGAGTTGCCGCTTCGGTGGGCCAGGGCTCCTCCAGCGTCCAGATGGCGCGGGCCTCGTGCAGGGCGCGAAGCGAGAAGAGCGGTCCGAAGCGGAACTCGGAGGTGAGGTGATCGCAGGTTTGCGCGGCCTGGTTGAGGTATTGCGCGGGGTGGTCGCGAGGGAGGAGTGCCTGATTGTAGGGCGGAGCGAAGTGTTTGATGGCGTCGACTTCAGCCAGAGCGGCCTCAAGGGCGGTGGCATAAGCGTGTGTTTCGACGCGGGCGACCTGGGAGACGAGCTCTTTGCGAGCTTCACTGAGGCCTCGACGCGTGCGGAAGTAGGAGTTGACCCGGGAGTGAAGATCGGTGGCTTTGCCGATGTAGAGGAGGTGATCGGCGCGATCGTAGAAGTGGTAGACGCCCGGGCTTGAAGGGAGGCTCAGACGGTGCTCACGGTCGATGGCGTAACGCGATGCTGCCGCGTCGGCTGCCGGAGGTGTGGCCGGAGCCTGGAGCCAGCGATCGAGCTCTTCGAGGGTTGTGATGCCGTGCCGGTCGTGGAGCAACGCTGTGAGGTGGTGCCAGACAACGATGGTGGCCTCCAGGTGACTGGCAGCGCTGTGTTTGGCATTCAGGCGGTGGCCGAAGTAGCCGGCGATGGCCGTGAGGCCGGCGCGAGGGATCTGCGGAAGGAGGCGCCGTGCGATGGCGTGTGTACACAGCCAACGGGCGTCACAATCGGGGAGGGCATGTTCGATAAAGCGGCGCTCAAAGCGCGCGTAATGAGCGATGACCAGGGAGCCGGGCTTCAGCACAGAGGCAAACGTCTGCCAGGCGAGCGCTGATGGCAGCGCGTGCTCGCGAGGTTGATCGAGCCTGTGCATCTTTTGGACGTGGCGTGTCAGTGAGGCTTCTTCCGGTAGCTCGAAGGTCAGGCTTGAGGGTTGGCCCTGCACGCCATGTTGAAACGCGAGCTCCAGCGGGTGGGCCATCAGAGGGGAGCCACCGGTGGTCTGCAGGTCCAGGAAGAGGGCGTGGACGTTCTGAAGGGGAGAGCGTGGGGGTTGTTTTGAGGCCATTCGTCCTGTGTTAACCTTTGCAACGTGATGATGTCTGCGGCTGCCTGAGGAAGGCATGGTCGGGCGATGAGAATCTGCAGCGAGGTATCGATGCGATGGCGAGCCGGGTGGTGGGTGACGGTGTGTTTTGTGGGGATGCTGCTCCTGGGTGGATGTATCGAAGATCCGGACCTATTCCAGCCCCGGGGTGATGAGGACGCCGGGGTCTGCCAGCCGCAGGCGATCGATTGCGTGGCCGTTGGTGGTTGTGGACTCTTTGAAGACGGATGTGGTGGGGAGGTCGACTGCGGATTCTGTCCGGGAGAAGAGCGGCTGATGCTTCGGCCGGAGGCTCTGGTGCTGGAGGTCGGGGAGAGGGCGAGGATGGAGGTCTTCTGGCGCGGTGAGGCCGGCGATCGAATGACGGAGGAGTCGCTTCGTTGGATGAGCTCTTCGGATGCGGTTGAGGTGGATGCCCTGGGGAGGGTTGAGGCGGTGAGCCTGGGTGAGGCCGAGATCTCGGCCGAGTTCGAGGATGGGAGTGCTCGTGCAAAGGCTCGCGTGCAGGTGGCAACCCCGCTGGCGGAGTTGAGACTGGCGCTGGTGCCGGCACGGGTGCACGTGGCCGATGCGCGGGTGGTGGAGGTGTCATTTCTCGATGCCAATGGTGACGAGACTGCGCCGCGGTCGGTCGAGTTTTCGTCGAGCGATCCTGCGGTGATGAGCGTCGATGCGTCGGGGCGTGTCTATGGTGTGGCCAGCGGTGAGGCGATGTTGCGCGCGCGGGTCGGCGATGTTGAGGCGGAGCTCGCTGTTGAAGTGTACTTTGAGTGGAAGGATGTGGTTGCGGGCGGGGCGTTTAGTTGCGGGCTTTCGGCGGTGGGGCAGGCGTATTGCTGGGGGGTAAACACGCGCGGGCAACTCGGCGACGGGACGCTGGAGGGGCGCGCGGAGCCCCGGGCGGTGCAGGGGGATCTTCGTTTCGAGCGACTGAGCGCCGGGCAGTCTTTTGCGTGCGGTCTGAGCGCCGTGGGGAAGACGTATTGCTGGGGGGGCAACGGTGCGGGGCAGGCCGGAGTGCCCCGCACGCAGGATACAACGCAGGTGCTCGTGCCCACCCGGCTGGTACGGCGTATGGCAAACGGGGAGGAGGACGTGATGTTGGAGATGTTTGATTCTGCCGCGGCCTACACCTGCGGCGTTGTGGCGAGTTCGCAGGGCGTGATGTGCTGGGGAGTCAACGATAATGGGCAGATCGCGCGCGCGCCCGGCGGTGAAGGCGACGCCTTTTTTGATACGCCTATGCCGATAGGTGACACTTCCTTTAGGGCGGAGCAGGTGGCCACAGCGCATGCGATGGCGTGTGCGCAGCGCGCGAGCGGTGAGATTGCCTGCTGGGGAAATCAGGATGTGATGAAGCTGGAGTTTCGGGAAGACGTTGCCAACATCGTGACCTCGCCAGCCCTTCTGGCCACGGAGGTGCGTTTTGATGTGATGGAGGGAGGGGCGCAGCATTTCTGCGGGTTGAACGCCGCCGGTGAGCTGTTTTGCTGGGGAATGAACCCCAACGGCGAACTCGCCAGCGGGGATGGAAACGATCGGGGCGCGCCGCAGCTGGCCGACACGACGTCGCGCTATGTTGAGCTTGCCGTGGGCACGCGTCACGGTTGCGCGATCACCGCGGATCGTGCGCGACTGGAGTGCTGGGGAGCCAATGACCAGCGTCAGATCAGTGAGGATGGGGGCAAAGCTGAAGCACCGCGTGAGGTCGGGCTGGGGGTGACGGGCTTTAAGGCGGTGAGTGCGGGCAGGACGCATAGCTGCGTGGTAACGCAGGACGGAGAGCTGCTGTGTTTTGGGCGCGGCGATGAGGGGCAGACCGGTCCGGGAGAGGGATGGTTGCGTACCTTGCGACGTTTCTGATCCCGGTGGGGGCGGGCAGGCTGGTTTGACGTAACAAAAAAGCGCGCCCGAGAGGGACGCGCTTTCTTTCTTTTGAGCATTTATGTGGGGGCAGACGCTTAATCGTCGTATTCGTCTCGCAGCTTCTCCAGGCCGGTGGCCTCGACCTGGCGGATGCGTTCGCGGGTGAGGTTAAGCAACTCGCCGACCTCCTCAAGGGTGATGCCACCGCGGTCGGCCACGTCCAGCGCGCAGGTCTCGGAGAGCTCCCAGACTTCCAGTCCGGGGAAGTTCAGCTTGATCGAGCCCGTGTGCGGGTTGACGTCGAGGTAGAGGTGGTATTTGCAGGAGACGTAAGGGCAGGGGCGCTCCGCCATGCGGCATTGGTCGCGGTGGGCGGGGCGCTTGCTCTCAATGGATTGGAAGACCTCGGCGATCTCCTGGCGTTCGGCCTCCGAGAGCTTCTTGAGGGCGATCGTCTTGCTACGACGAAGCCCTTTGCGGGCGCCGCGTTTGTTTGCGGTGCGCCGTCGCTTCTTGTTCTCAGCCATGCGCGTCGACTGCCTCAGGGGGGAGCGGGTGTGGAAAAACTCCCGCCGAAGGTAAGCCGGGGCTCTCGGATGTGTCAACTGCGCTGGTGTCGGGGTATTTCAGCTCCGGGGGGCGAAGGTGCATGGGACGTGTTCTGGACCGGTGTTGCGGGAGCCGGCAGACGTATGCCATGGCGATTGATGAAATCGGCGCGCGGTGACGTCTCAAAGGTCGGCGTGCCGGGGCGGCCGGATTCTCGGGTGGGCTGCGCTCGGAGCGCGGGCGCAATGGTGTTAGAGTGGCGGCGTTCGGTACGGGCCGCTCTGGAGGGCTACCCGGGATTCGCCGCAAGGAGGGGCCGTCGAAGACGGCCTGGCAGTTGAGCGACGATGGCACTTCTCGATGACATTCAATTTCGGGTCTACCGAAGTTACGTGAAGATCCCGCTGGTCTTCTTTTTGCCGGCGCTCATGCTGATGAGCCTGTGGGCGCTCGTGTACTTCGGGGCGAACCAACCGGCAAGTTGGCGGCTGGTGGAGGGGCAGCTCCACCGGGTGCTCGGGGGCTACATTGAGTTTGAGTATGCCCGGTTGAGCCCGGGCCTCACCCGGTTGAGGGGCTATGAGGCGCGGATGCTCACACCTCAACGAGAGCCGGTGATCGAGGTTCCGGAGCTGCGTGCCGACCTCAGCGCGCTGATGCTGCTGGGGGGGCGCCTGGAGTTTGAGGAGGCCTACGTCCGCGAGCCGCGTGTGGGCCTGTATTTCAATGAGGAGGGCGAACTCAATATTCTGCGGGCGCTGGGGGTAGATAAGCGCGAGGACGATGAGGAGAAGGGCGCTCCGCTGTCTGTGGGCTTTTCGCGGGTGCATCTTCAGGATGCGGATTTTGAGTTCGCAGAGACGCGCTTCGACTTCCGGGTGCCGGACATCGTGATCGACGGGGGCAGCGTGTATGTGGAGCCGGAGACGGTGCTCATCAGCGTCGATGCGCTGGACATCGCCCGGGCGGATTTTCGTTTTAAGCCGGAGCTGTTCCGCTTTGCTCAGGAGCGCGGCGACTGGACCTTTGAGGTTCGCGACTTCTCGTTGCGCGGCTGGCAGTGGGCCAATCAGGGCTTTGCGGTCGAGGAGGTTGTCGCCGATATCGAGGGCTTTGGCCTGCGTTTCGGGGGCACGATGTCCTTTCCGGATGAGGCGATCGCCGGCGGGGGAGGGATGTTTTACGACGCCTGGGGGCAGCTCTCCGCGCCCTACCACAGCCCGCTACTTCATTATTTTCTGCAGGATAATCTGCATTTTGACATCGAGCGCCTGGATCTGGAGGTGACCGGGAGTCTGGAGCAGATTCAGGGGCATGGGGAGGTGAAAGCGGCGGTGCTGGAGGGCAACGGGCTCTTCTTTGAGGATGTGGAGGGACGTCTTCAGTTGAACAACCGCTTTGTGACGACCAGCGATCTTCGGGCGTCGTTTTATGAGGGGGATCTTGAGGTATACGAGGCGTTTTTCAACATCCTGGAGCAGCGTTTCGGGGCGTACGCGCGGATGAACGATGTGGACCCGGCGCTGGTAGCGCTGGATCTCAAGCAGGATCAGCCTTTTTTGCACGGGAAGATGAGCGGGGAGGCGATGCTCACCGGGGAGTTGCCGGTGGGCTCGGAGTTTGATCCGGAGCGGCCCTATGCGCTTTTGCACGCCGCGCACAGCCGCTTTTTGCAGGTGGAGGTGGCAAGCCAGGTGCGTCTGGTGCGCGACAATGATCTGCTCTTCCCCAACCGGGAGCTTGTGATGGAGCGGGGCAGTCAGGTCTGGCTGGACGCCTGGCGGGTGGGGGTGCCCTATGCGCGGGTTCGCTCGGGAGGGGACCGTCTGCAGATGCGCGGATACATTCAGGATATCGCATCGATGCGGCTTGCGGAGTATGCGCGGCCGCCGCGTTTCTGGGGCACCCTGGCCGATATGGCGCCCTATGCGGACTATTACGGGATGGGGGGCCTGAGCGGGCCGGCGTCGATCGACATGACGATGGCGGGCTTTGTGGGCAGCCCACAGCTTGAGCTTGAGCTGCGCATGGAGGAGCCGGGCTGGCGCCTGGATGCGACCAACACGTTGAGGGGAGAGAGGCTGGCGCTCGATCTGAAGATCGCGCAAGGCGATGTGATGATTACCCGCGGGGAGTTTGACTCCAACTTTGGCACCCTGCGCGCCAGCGGACGGGTGGGCTGGATGGCCGGGCCGCCGGAGCCGGGAGCGCCGCAGCCCTGGCCGGTCTGGGAGCAGCGCGCGCGTCAGCCGGTCGATCTCGATGTGGAGGTGCGGGGGTTGGAGCTGGGGCTGCTCAGCGGTGAGATTCATCCGGAGTTGATGGCCTCGGGTAAACTCGACGCGGAGGTGGAGCTGGGCGGGGCGTTGCAGGGGTTTGCCGGGAGCTTTGA encodes:
- a CDS encoding sigma factor-like helix-turn-helix DNA-binding protein; protein product: MAENKKRRRTANKRGARKGLRRSKTIALKKLSEAERQEIAEVFQSIESKRPAHRDQCRMAERPCPYVSCKYHLYLDVNPHTGSIKLNFPGLEVWELSETCALDVADRGGITLEEVGELLNLTRERIRQVEATGLEKLRDEYDD
- a CDS encoding FKBP-type peptidyl-prolyl cis-trans isomerase translates to MGLAYKVCDGRGELIEEVTRFQPRYYIHGYEQILPALERSLSGLVCGERFCVTLSPAQAFGPYDERLCQRVARWRFPADVTLVEGARLELGIDDHGLGIAAGAVMFCIKKVEAEEVVVDGNHPLAGKDLTFDGEVVEVRRATFSELEAMGPPPGQRFHL
- a CDS encoding tetratricopeptide repeat protein, with product MSEGERVWTRLYPAMVSVLGGVGLGLAVTYLVGAWLSAQPGWELWAEFFRPKAMGLMLVPYVFLLAHLLLRVHVGHFLLGRGEVEAAERYASRRGRPSMLRSRREAANQRAVWARALVRQGRYSQAREVLLGGIRFAPSYYEAELRRWLIEVALRQGDHEAVLEQFGQLGEDLGKGHRQAALRACRAELALRQGDMKGYEEEMTRSLWADPGHPRAGLTRTLAMVEFAGKAAERSDALAMLVLVEGRVGDEIPARRSELAALRAWLLAAEGREEEARQALEESLSGPQDSWSKQVIESVRAEIATLEPA
- a CDS encoding GIY-YIG nuclease family protein, coding for MASKQPPRSPLQNVHALFLDLQTTGGSPLMAHPLELAFQHGVQGQPSSLTFELPEEASLTRHVQKMHRLDQPREHALPSALAWQTFASVLKPGSLVIAHYARFERRFIEHALPDCDARWLCTHAIARRLLPQIPRAGLTAIAGYFGHRLNAKHSAASHLEATIVVWHHLTALLHDRHGITTLEELDRWLQAPATPPAADAAASRYAIDREHRLSLPSSPGVYHFYDRADHLLYIGKATDLHSRVNSYFRTRRGLSEARKELVSQVARVETHAYATALEAALAEVDAIKHFAPPYNQALLPRDHPAQYLNQAAQTCDHLTSEFRFGPLFSLRALHEARAIWTLEEPWPTEAATLARTRFARDHRLTTHAFGPLSAWLQAGLALWPPPEPEPEPDDGERHDAFPDPTRVDTELIALLDEDAIYRRLQSCARHLSWQIRRARILSQLTDARLFWTPSAHPDMLRTIELREARITHRDTLALSTNLPSSSFPARPWLERLALLDGPTHDRLRVLATEIRRLIPDAPLLRLHTRSGVYERDALREIWTLF
- a CDS encoding SDR family oxidoreductase; the encoded protein is MNVFQAGLFEGKVVLITGGGTGIGRALALAFGELGAMVVIAARREGPLSGVVKTIEDRGGRACMYTLDVRDEARVEEVVRGIWQDVGGVDVLVNNAGGNFMSPAVAMSAHGFRTVLDINLVGTFLMSQAVGRRWLDEGREGSIVNISATNAEYGSPLMAHSGASKAGINNLTQTLAVEWGGTGVRVNAVLPGPVRTEGSDERLWTDAALVERVEEGIPLGRFTTPRDVVGVVVFLASEAGAFLTGSLIALDGGERLRSLIF